The sequence below is a genomic window from Blastopirellula retiformator.
AGACATGGACACTTTTGACGCAATCTACCAGCGACGCTCGATCAAACATTACGATCCGACGCACGAAATGAGCGACGAGGAAATCCGCAAACTGATGGATGCGGCTCTGCAATCTCCCACCTCGTTCAACATGCAGAACTGGCGGTTTGTCGTCGTTCGCGACAAAGCGGTCCGTCAGCAACTACGGGCCGCCGCATACGGCCAGGCTCAGGTCGAAGAAGCGTCAATCGTGGTCGTTCTGTGCGCCCATCTCAGGGCCCATGCGCTCGAGCCAGAGCGGTATTGGCGGAACTCGCCGCCGGATGTCGGCAAAAAGCTGGCCGGCATGCTCTTCAATCTGTACGAGGGAAATGAGCAGTTGCAGCGGGACGAAGCGATGCGGAGCGTCGGCATTGCTGGGCAAACGATCATGCTGGCCGCCAAAGCGATGGGTTACGACAGCTGCCCGATGGTGGGCTATGATCCGGCCAAAGTAGCCGAGGTAATCCGCCTGCCGGAAGACCATGTTCTGGGATACATGATCACTGTCGGCAAAGCGGTGACGCCTGCCTGGCCGAAGCCGGGCCAGTTGGAAGCGGACGAAGTCGTCATCCGCGATCAGTTCTCGTAGTTGCTAGCAACCTTCCCTGAGCGAGTAGGCGCCACGTGATATCATTGAATTTCGCGTTCAGGCTTCCAAAAATGGGTGCAGAAACGAAGAATTTGATACAAGACCGCGTCAACCGAAAGCGATCGATCAACACAAATCTTTTCTCATAAACAACTTACGACGACGCCCAGTCGTTTTGGGAAACCCGGTAAAGAGTCGGAATTACTTTGACAATTCGGGCGAAGACGGTTATCTTCTTCTCTTACGTCCCTTGAGGCCGAAACTTTGGTTGCAAGTCGCACTTTAGTTTCGATTCTCGAGCGACCCCGCCAACTTACCGGATAACACCATCCGGCCCTGCCTAAACAACTCCGCAGCCGAAGATGGCATTTCGGTTCACCAGCTAACCACCAGGGATGATCGGACGTCTTTTTCCCCTTGCGTCCTTCGAAAAGACATTTCGATATTCCTAGCAATCGCAAAATCGCCTGATTAACGGTTTTTTTCGCGAAACCATCTTTCCGACCCGCGCCATATCACACCGTACCCATGTGCCCACCACATCAGGAGAGCATCCGATGCAATGCAAGGGAAATCTGCTAAGCCGACGTAACGCGCTAACGATTGGCGCTATCGGCGGTCTTGGGCTGACGCTCAGCGACATGTTCCGCCTCCGTGAGGCCCGCGCTGAACTGAAACAATACGACAACATCGCCGCCAAGGCGAAGAGCGTCATCCATATCTACCTGCCGGGTGGTATGGCTCAGCAAGAGTCGTTCGATCCCAAGCCGTACTCGCCGATCGAGTATCGCGGCGAAATGGGTACCGTGAAGACGAACACCGGCGAATACTTCAGCGAGACCCTGAAGAAAACCGCGCAGGTTGCTGACAAGATCGCCGTCGTTCGCTCGTTGAGCCACGGCGAAGCGGCCCACGAACGCGGCACGCACAACATGTTCACTGGCTACAAGCCGAGCCCGGCGCTGAACTATCCCTGCTTCGGCTCGGTCATCAGCCACGAGTACGGTCCGCAAAACAACCTGCCGCCGTACGTCTGCATTCCGAAGCAGCCGAACGAATTCGCCGGCACCGGTTACCTCAGCTCGTCGTTCGCTCCGTTCAGCTTGGGCAGCGATCCGGCCTCGGGCGGCTTCAAGGTCCGCGACCTGAGCCTGCCGGGCAACGTCGACGAGAATCGGTTCTCGCGTCGCCGTTCGGCCCTGGATGCGGTCAACGACTACTTCAAACACAAGAACGAATCGGACGCGGTCGTCGCGATGGATACGTTCTACGATCGCGCTTATAGCCTGATCAGCGCTCCGGAAGCTCGCGAAGCGTTCAACATCGACGCCGAAGACGCCAAGGTCCGCGACGAGTATGGTCGCAATCAGGCCGGTCAGCGAATGTTGATGGCCCGTCGTCTGGTCGCCGCCGGCGTCCGCATGGTCACATTGACCTATGGCGGCTGGGACATGCACAACAACATCAGCACCAGCATGCGTCGCACGATGCCCGACTTCGATCAGGCCTACGCCACGCTGATCCGCGACCTCGATCGCAACGGCCTGTTGGACGAAACCTTGGTCATGGTCTCCTCCGAATTTGGTCGTACGCCGAAGGTCAACAAAGACGCCGGTCGCGACCACTGGCCGAAGGTTTTCAGCGTCGCCCTGGCCGGCGGCGGCATCCAAGGGGGTCAGATCTACGGTTCGTCCAACGCGACGGCCAGCGAACCGGAAACCGATCCGGTCTCGCCGCAAGACCTGGCCACCACGATGTACCACCTGATGGGCATCGTCGCCGACAAAGAACTGATGGCCCCCGGCGATCGTCCGATCGAAATCGTCGACGGCGGTAAGGTCGTCAAAGGCCTGTTGGCCTAATAATCCGACTCGCTGGCCTAACCGTTACGGCCTGCCGGCGTGGTTGATCAAGAAACATGTCGGCGCGGCGGACTCTGCAAAGTCGCCTCGCCGCGTGATTATGCTGAGTTTCGCATCCCGGCGTGTGCTCTCGCTCCTCAGGCGCGCCGCGAAGTTGGAGGCGTCGCCTCCCCCCCAATCCCGCCTTTACCATCGCGAACATCCTCCTTCAGAAGGTTGAAGATGAATCGCCATCGACTTTTAGCGATCGCTATTTGCCTCGTCTCGGCCTCCGTCCTCTCTGCGGCCGAACCTCAATTCAGCTCGATTTCGCCCGTCGGCATGCAGCGCGGAACCGAAATCGAAGTCAACCTGCGCGGCGATCGCCTGCAGGACTTCAACGACCTGGTCTTCTACACCCCTGGGCTGTCGCTCAAAGAAATCAAGCCGGTCGAAGACAAAGACAAAGCGAAGAAAGCGGTCGCCGTTATCGTGGCCGATTCCAACTGCCGACTCGGCATGCATGCGATTCGCCTGCGTACCGATTCCGGCGTCTCCAACATGCGAACGTTCTACGTTGGCGCGATGCCGGAGATTCAAGAGAAAGAGCCGAACAGCGATTTCGCCGAGCCGCAAGCGATCGACATGAACGTGGTCGTCAACGGCGTCGTGCAAAACGAGGACGAAGACTTCTTTGTCGTCGAGGTGAAAAAGGGACAGCGCATCGTCGCCGAGTTGGAAGGGCTGCGAATCGGCCGGACCAACTACGATCCCTACGTGGCGATTTTGAACGAACAACGCTTTGAACTGGCCCGCAGCGACGACTCGCCGTTGCTTTATCAAGACTGCACCTGCTCGCTGATCGCCCCGGCTGACGGCCGCTACATCGTGCAAGTTCGTGAGAGCAGCTATGGCGGCAACGGCGCGGCGAGTTATCGCCTGCACGTTGGCGAATTTCCTCGCCCGCTGGGAGTCTATCCCGCTGGCGGTCGCCCCGGCGAAGAAGTCGAAATCACGCTGGTCGGCGATATCGGCGGCGAAACCAAGACCCGCGTCAAGCTTCCCGACGCCCCCGGCGTCTTTGAGTTCTTCGCCCAAACCGAACAAGGAATCGCTCCTTCACCCAACCGCATGCGAGTGATCGATATTCCAAGCGCCCTGGAAGCCGAACCGAATGACGACCGCACCAAGGCGACCGCCATGGAAGCGCCCGGCGCCGCCAACGGCGTGATCAGCGACAAGGGAGATGTCGACTACTTCAAGTTCACCGCCAAGAAGGGGGAAAACTACGACGTTCGCGTCTATGCCCGCGAACCGCTCCGTTCTCCGCTTGATCCGGTCCTCAACGTTTACAACGCGAAAGGCGGCAGCGTGGGCGGCAACGACGACTCTGGCGGACCTGACAGTTACTATCGCCTGAAGGTTCCGGAAGATGGCGAGTACTTCGTCCGCGTCATTGATCACCTGTCGAAGGGTGGCCCCGACTTCATCTACCGCGTCGAAGTGACCCCCGTCGCCCCCGCGCTGACGATGGGCATTCCCGAAAAACGTCGTTACTTCTCCCATGTCGCCGAAGTGCCGCAAGACAACCACTACGCGTTGTTGTTGAGCGCCAAACGCGAGAACTGGGGGGGCGACCTGAAGACCGAACTGAGCGATCTTCCCGAGGGCGTTGAATACGAAATCTTGGAGATGAAGGGGAATCAAACGACCGTCCCCGTC
It includes:
- a CDS encoding nitroreductase family protein, with protein sequence MDTFDAIYQRRSIKHYDPTHEMSDEEIRKLMDAALQSPTSFNMQNWRFVVVRDKAVRQQLRAAAYGQAQVEEASIVVVLCAHLRAHALEPERYWRNSPPDVGKKLAGMLFNLYEGNEQLQRDEAMRSVGIAGQTIMLAAKAMGYDSCPMVGYDPAKVAEVIRLPEDHVLGYMITVGKAVTPAWPKPGQLEADEVVIRDQFS
- a CDS encoding DUF1501 domain-containing protein yields the protein MQCKGNLLSRRNALTIGAIGGLGLTLSDMFRLREARAELKQYDNIAAKAKSVIHIYLPGGMAQQESFDPKPYSPIEYRGEMGTVKTNTGEYFSETLKKTAQVADKIAVVRSLSHGEAAHERGTHNMFTGYKPSPALNYPCFGSVISHEYGPQNNLPPYVCIPKQPNEFAGTGYLSSSFAPFSLGSDPASGGFKVRDLSLPGNVDENRFSRRRSALDAVNDYFKHKNESDAVVAMDTFYDRAYSLISAPEAREAFNIDAEDAKVRDEYGRNQAGQRMLMARRLVAAGVRMVTLTYGGWDMHNNISTSMRRTMPDFDQAYATLIRDLDRNGLLDETLVMVSSEFGRTPKVNKDAGRDHWPKVFSVALAGGGIQGGQIYGSSNATASEPETDPVSPQDLATTMYHLMGIVADKELMAPGDRPIEIVDGGKVVKGLLA
- a CDS encoding PPC domain-containing protein → MNRHRLLAIAICLVSASVLSAAEPQFSSISPVGMQRGTEIEVNLRGDRLQDFNDLVFYTPGLSLKEIKPVEDKDKAKKAVAVIVADSNCRLGMHAIRLRTDSGVSNMRTFYVGAMPEIQEKEPNSDFAEPQAIDMNVVVNGVVQNEDEDFFVVEVKKGQRIVAELEGLRIGRTNYDPYVAILNEQRFELARSDDSPLLYQDCTCSLIAPADGRYIVQVRESSYGGNGAASYRLHVGEFPRPLGVYPAGGRPGEEVEITLVGDIGGETKTRVKLPDAPGVFEFFAQTEQGIAPSPNRMRVIDIPSALEAEPNDDRTKATAMEAPGAANGVISDKGDVDYFKFTAKKGENYDVRVYAREPLRSPLDPVLNVYNAKGGSVGGNDDSGGPDSYYRLKVPEDGEYFVRVIDHLSKGGPDFIYRVEVTPVAPALTMGIPEKRRYFSHVAEVPQDNHYALLLSAKRENWGGDLKTELSDLPEGVEYEILEMKGNQTTVPVLFKAKADAKLAGALVNVTAKPVDEKVNVTGGINQRTLLVRGRNNSDVWGHNADRMTLAVTEKVPFKLEIIEPKAPIVRNGSMSLKVKAIREEGFDADISLRMLYNPSGIGSSRSIKIEKGKDEAEIPLTANGGAEIGDWKICVIGRAGYKSGAVEVATPFATLSISDRFFDFAFAKTAMEQGTDLQYVIEVTKKIDFDGPAEVELLGLPNGATAEKIEITKDSTQAVFTVKATPETKQGRHKSIMARAIIMKNDEPITHTLGSGEIRVDKPRPKVVEAPKKEEPKKKEEAKKEAPPKPLSRLEQLRAAKEAAQAGK